A single region of the Desulfovibrio sp. genome encodes:
- the hisH gene encoding imidazole glycerol phosphate synthase subunit HisH — MLAILDYKAGNQTSVRRALEHLGIPCAITADPATLEGAHGIIFPGVGAAGQAMRALHPTGLDVLLRECVKRGQPLLGICLGCQILLDRSEENDTTTLGIVPGLCRRFEDNMREEDGTPAPIPHMGWNSLKATAPCPLLAGVAPTAEFYFVHSYYVEPDPTFVIATTTYGKEFCSVYGRDGLWATQFHPEKSGRPGLTILRNFYDYCEARHAQ, encoded by the coding sequence ATGCTGGCCATTCTGGACTACAAGGCAGGCAATCAGACGAGCGTGCGCCGCGCCCTTGAACATTTGGGTATACCTTGCGCCATCACGGCGGACCCCGCAACACTGGAAGGCGCCCACGGCATCATTTTTCCCGGTGTGGGCGCTGCCGGGCAGGCCATGCGCGCCCTGCACCCCACGGGCCTTGACGTGCTGCTGCGCGAGTGCGTCAAGCGCGGCCAGCCCCTGCTGGGCATCTGTCTGGGCTGCCAGATTCTGCTTGACCGCAGTGAAGAAAACGACACCACAACCCTTGGTATCGTGCCGGGCTTGTGCCGCCGTTTTGAAGACAACATGCGCGAAGAGGACGGCACACCCGCTCCCATCCCGCACATGGGCTGGAACAGCCTGAAGGCGACCGCCCCCTGCCCCCTGCTCGCGGGCGTTGCCCCCACAGCGGAATTCTATTTTGTGCATAGCTATTATGTGGAGCCTGACCCCACCTTTGTGATCGCCACCACCACCTACGGCAAGGAATTCTGCTCCGTATACGGGCGCGACGGCCTGTGGGCCACCCAGTTCCACCCCGAAAAAAGCGGGCGTCCGGGGCTGACAATTCTGCGCAACTTCTACGACTACTGCGAGGCGCGTCATGCTCAGTAA